A single Spartinivicinus poritis DNA region contains:
- a CDS encoding PP2C family protein-serine/threonine phosphatase yields MPCKLRFQSAADTHPGNVRAINEDAYYSGEENNIWAIADGMGGHYAGDVASRLIVESLAKLPLANSLDEGIEQIVTSLKEVNRRLQEDITIKPGNHIIGSTVVVAFLFENECACLWAGDSRLYVYRGDKIYQVSHDHSVVQEMVDNGIISAEEAITHPQSNVITRAVGTETDLKVDVNVFDLEPGDRLLLCSDGLYGELPAIAIKEALEHETPEVCVTALIEQTIAGRAKDNVTVSVIDVYEEMSIEDEF; encoded by the coding sequence ATGCCTTGCAAGCTTCGTTTTCAGTCAGCGGCTGATACCCACCCAGGAAATGTGAGAGCAATTAATGAAGATGCTTATTACAGCGGTGAAGAAAATAATATTTGGGCAATCGCTGATGGAATGGGAGGGCATTATGCGGGTGATGTTGCCAGCCGTTTAATTGTTGAATCATTAGCAAAGTTGCCATTGGCCAACTCACTTGATGAAGGCATTGAGCAAATTGTCACATCGTTAAAAGAAGTCAATCGGCGATTACAGGAAGATATTACCATCAAGCCAGGTAACCATATTATTGGTAGCACGGTGGTTGTCGCCTTTTTATTTGAAAATGAATGTGCCTGTCTTTGGGCGGGTGATAGCCGACTTTATGTTTATCGTGGTGATAAAATATACCAAGTCAGCCATGATCACTCTGTCGTTCAGGAAATGGTGGATAATGGTATTATTTCAGCTGAAGAGGCTATTACTCATCCGCAGTCGAATGTAATTACTCGGGCAGTCGGTACTGAAACTGACCTGAAAGTAGATGTTAATGTTTTTGATTTAGAACCAGGTGATCGTTTGTTACTGTGCAGCGATGGATTGTATGGTGAGCTGCCTGCAATAGCAATTAAAGAAGCATTAGAGCATGAAACCCCTGAAGTGTGTGTGACAGCACTTATTGAGCAAACTATAGCTGGGCGAGCCAAAGATAATGTAACAGTGAGTGTAATTGACGTATATGAAGAAATGTCGATAGAGGATGAGTTTTAA